In Rutidosis leptorrhynchoides isolate AG116_Rl617_1_P2 chromosome 2, CSIRO_AGI_Rlap_v1, whole genome shotgun sequence, one genomic interval encodes:
- the LOC139893236 gene encoding uncharacterized protein, with amino-acid sequence MMAEEDRISYLPDEIIHHTLSFLDLKYAMQTSALSKKWKLVWTLLPQLNLDSNKFSNASHFNKFVNHALLHRNNLSEVSVLELRCRGAATQTQTTTTTNHNKTQYNISGVWETTVRNIVQYAGFHNVRRLTLIWSGTKHQQCPWFLFGCRALKDLTLAIEDRTPRCYTSESDWDYFPALEKLNLSNFELDVGKSKRIKLFSKCLNLKDLTLHGMNMNGLEELNLCVPQLSNLSVTFCELYPKVFNVVAPQLQNLTASVDFIDVLHCQEGFGSLDKVNLSWPESYYVSEKKTCLSQLLGVFQKLYTAKFLILDACIIKVLSSCMDQLLLAPCPFNNLKCLKMNTMFETRNGRRETTHEHVVVPVELKNYFLDKSPTATFITDYPQVERTSIVTEEDRISYLPDEIIHHILSFLDLKYAMQTSSLSKKWKLVWTLLPQLNLDSYEFPDMHSFNKFANHALLHRNHHREVSVLELRCRGVANQLTGRSIVNYACSHNVRRLTLVWSGTKHVEFPQFLFNCRSLVDLTLAVECYRNLSLARCNISESGWDFPSLEKLNLSNFDLDGGKNKQINLFSKCTNLKDLTLCRISMNGLEELNICAPQLSSLSVTFGYSYGHPKVLNVVAHELQYLTASVDSIVVLYCRDSLPKSTTRGFNSLKKVNLSWPQMNYLSEKKKCASKLLGVFQKLHTAKFLILDPYVIKALSSCVDQLLVEPCPFNNLKCLKMNTFLEIRYEDSPTRREHIVVPVQLKNYFIDKSPDATFIIDYPQNIHDDAMLEAETKVPNTISENRMLQTKIQTQDQVTAMQKEMFDAEIEIEIEMQDKVPHKRSSQQVHDDDDATAKKMAKLDLEKQQPAADTIIITQENEMLDANIQMQDQAITNQEAMFEVNLQIDEAIAKQKAMFESKIQIQDEVNTKQESNIKVLEQAITKQKAMFEARIQMLDQVIIKQNAKIQMQDEVITGRKALFEDERQMQDQVIKKHKEMFEAKIQMQDQVITKQKVMFEAKIEMLDQVSINQKAKIQLQDNVIAEQKAKIQMLEVANLDQEKLMSYVIKSKIAELKVQVESGNPDYELIRSIGPEIKSVMELIPESLRAVMDAQFSFEYGQLKSLFLTQIDASQWAKIETELGLINGL; translated from the exons ATGATGGCAGAAGAAGATAGAATAAGCTACTTGCCAGATGAAATTATACATCACACTCTCTCTTTTCTTGACTTGAAGTATGCTATGCAAACTAGTGCATTGTCTAAAAAATGGAAGCTTGTTTGGACTTTATTACCCCAACTTAACTTAGATAGTAACAAGTTTTCCAATGCGTCGCATTTTAATAAATTTGTGAACCATGCTTTATTACATCGCAACAATCTTAGTGAAGTTTCTGTACTGGAACTAAGATGCAGGGGAGCAGCTACGCAAACGCAAACTACTACCACAACAAaccacaacaaaacccaatacaacataagtggtgtatgggaaaCTACTGTTAGAAATATTGTGCAGTATGCTGGCTTTCATAATGTTAGGCGACTGACTTTAATATGGTCCGGTACAAAACACCAACAATGTCCATGGTTTCTTTTCGGTTGTCGGGCTCTCAAGGATCTCACCCTTGCAATCGAGGATCGTACTCCAAGATGCTACACATCAGAATCAGATTGGGACTACTTTCCAGCTTTGGAGAAGTTGAATTTGAGCAATTTCGAATTAGATGTTGGTAAAAGTAAGCGCATCAAACttttttcgaagtgtttgaacttAAAGGACCTCACCTTACATGGGATGAACATGAATGGATTGGAGGAATTAAATCTTTGTGTCCCACAACTTTCTAATCTTTCAGTCACATTTTGTGAACTTTACCCAAAGGTTTTCAACGTGGTTGCTCCTCAGCTTCAGAATCTGACCGCATCTGTTGACTTTATTGATGTACTTCATTGTCAAGAGGGCTTCGGTTCTCTTGACAAAGTGAATCTCTCATGGCCTGAAAGTTATTATGTATCGGAAAAGAAGACATGTCTTTCTCAACTACTCGGTGTATTCCAGAAACTGTACACTGCCAAATTTCTTATCCTTGATGCGTGCATCATTAAG GTTCTTTCATCATGCATGGATCAATTGTTGCTTGCACCTTGTCCTTTCAATAACTTAAAGTGTTTGAAGATGAATACGATGTTCGAGACAAGAAATGGCCGTAGAGAAACAACACACGAACATGTAGTTGTACCTGTTGAACTGAAAAACTACTTTCTTGACAAGTCTCCAACTGCCACTTTCATTACAGATTATCCTCAGGTTGAGAGAACAAGTATTGTGACAGAAGAAGATAGAATAAGCTACTTACCAGATGAAATTATACATCACATTCTCTCTTTTCTTGACTTGAAATATGCTATGCAAACTAGTTCATTGTCAAAAAAATGGAAGCTTGTTTGGACTTTATTACCTCAACTAAACTTAGATAGTTACGAGTTTCCCGATATGCATAGTTTTAATAAATTTGCAAATCATGCTTTATTACATCGCAACCATCATAGAGAAGTTTCTGTATTGGAGCTAAGATGCCGGGGAGTAGCTAATCAATTAACTGGCAGAAGTATTGTGAACTATGCTTGCTCGCATAACGTCAGGCGACTGACTTTAGTATGGTCCGGTACAAAACATGTTGAATTCCCACAGTTTCTTTTCAATTGCCGGTCTCTCGTGGATCTCACCCTTGCAGTTGAGTGTTATCGTAACTTGAGTCTTGCAAGATGCAACATATCAGAATCAGGTTGGGACTTTCCATCTTTGGAAAAGTTGAATTTGAGCAATTTCGACTTAGATGGTGGTAAAAATAAACAAATCAACCTTTTTTCCAAGTGTACGAACCTAAAGGACCTCACCTTATGCCGGATCAGCATGAACGGCTTGGAAGAATTAAATATTTGTGCCCCACAACTTTCTAGTCTTTCAGTCACATTTGGTTACAGTTACGGTCACCCAAAAGTTCTGAACGTGGTTGCTCATGAGCTTCAGTATCTGACCGCATCTGTTGACTCTATTGTTGTACTCTACTGCCGTGATTCTTTGCCTAAGTCTACTACACGGGGCTTTAATTCTCTTAAAAAAGTGAATCTCTCATGGCCTCAGATGAATTATCTATCGGAAAAGAAGAAATGTGCTTCCAAACTACTCGGTGTATTCCAGAAACTCCACACCGCCAAATTTCTTATCCTAGATCCGTACGTCATTAAG GCTCTTTCATCATGTGTGGATCAATTGTTGGTTGAACCTTGTCCATTCAATAACTTAAAGTGTTTGAAGATGAATACCTTTCTGGAGATAAGATATGAGGACAGCCCAACAAGACGAGAACATATAGTTGTACCCGTTCAACTGAAAAACTACTTTATTGACAAGTCTCCAGATGCCACTTTCATTATAGATTATCCTCAG AACATACATGATGACGCAATGTTGGAAGCAGAAACAAAAGTACCAAATACTATAAGTGAGAACAGAATGTTACAGACAAAAATACAGACGCAAGATCAAGTTACTGCAATGCAAAAGGAGATGTTTGATgctgaaatagaaatagaaatagaaatgcaAGATAAA GTACCGCATAAGAGGTCTAGCCAAcaggtacatgatgatgatgatgcaacgGCTAAAAAGATGGCCAAGTTGGATTTAGAAAAACAACAACCAGCAGCTGATACTATAATAATAACCCAAGAGAATGAAATGTTGGATGCAAACATACAGATGCAAGATCAAGCTATTACTAATCAAGAGGCTATGTTTGAGGTGAATTTACAGATAGATGAAGCTATTGCAAAGCAAAAGGCAATGTTCGAGTCGAAAATACAGATCCAAGATGAAGTTAATACTAAGCAAGAGTCGAATATAAAGGTGCTAGAGCAAGCTATTACAAAGCAAAAGGCAATGTTTGAGGCTCGTATACAGATGCTAGATCAAGTTATCATAAAGCAGAATGCTAAAATACAGATGCAAGATGAAGTTATTACCGGGCGGAAGGCATTGTTTGAGGATGAAAGACAGATGCAAGATCAAGTTATCAAAAAGCATAAGGAAATGTTTGAGGCTAAAATACAGATGCAAGATCAAGTTATCACAAAACAGAAAGTGATGTTTGAGGCTAAAATAGAGATGCTAGATCAAGTATCTATCAATCAGAAGGCCAAAATACAGTTGCAAGATAATGTGATTGCAGAGCAGAAGGCAAAGATACAAATGCTAGAGGTAGCAAATTTGGATCAAGAGAAATTGATGTCATATGTCATTAAGTCCAAAATAGCAGAACTGAAAGTACAAGTTGAGAGTGGGAATCCAGATTATGAATTGATTCGCTCAATTGGGCCTGAGATCAAATCAGTTATGGAATTGATACCCGAGAGCTTAAGGGCAGTCATGGATGCACAGTTTTCTTTTGAGTATGGACAGTTGAAGAGTTTGTTCCTTACCCAAATTGATGCGAGCCAatgggcaaagattgaaaccgagcTGGGGTTAATTAATGGTTTGTGA